The Acomys russatus chromosome 11, mAcoRus1.1, whole genome shotgun sequence genome contains the following window.
aggtgctGGGCCGTCGCCTTTTATCCTCCTGTGCTGTTGTCTGGCTTGGCCTTCTTCCTTGTTGGTGTGGCTCCTGGCCATCATTAGGGTGTTTGTTTGCCTGGGATGTTGTTGTCAagcctgtctgcctcctgcctctttgtggtgctgggaggaGTTGTGGAGCAGAGGTGTTACATGAACAGGGAGATTGGGGTGTCATTGTTGGGATGTGCCCAGCCATCCTATGGCTGCAGGGATGTCATCCTGTCAAAGTCAGATGCCTGGACCCTTGCTCCCTCTGCTAGAATTAGTGTCAGGGGACTGATGCCCTCAGTCCAGTATCCCTCCCAGAGCCCAGGTTTGGATGAGGAAAGCTGCCTCTTTGTGACAGTGTTCAGACAGCAGAGGTGTTCAGGGACCCATGGCCATGAGTTGGTACAATAAGTTGCCCGTAACTACCACCTCCATAGTGTCTCTTCAGCTCCTGAACCTCTCTATATTGCCTCATGACACTGTccaccctgctctctgcctgtgtccaccCTGCCATTTAACCCGCATGTCTTGCGGCTGCAGCGTGAGCTCCCTGCTCTAGAAGGCTAGCACTTCTAGGCTGAGCTCTCAAGTTCTATCCTCAAGGAGCATAATGTGCATGATCTGTTGAAACCACAGACGCACCACATTGGCCAGGAGTCCACGGAGCTCTCTGTCTCACTCGTCAGTGCTCTCTGGGCATCCTTTGTCCACTCCACCCTCCTCCAACGCTACTGGCATCTCTCACCAGCTCTTCCACCCACAAGTCCCCCAGCCCTGTGTCTAGCCACTGCTTTAACATTAAGTCACAAATATATACAGAGCCCAGTTTCCTCTCTTTGGGGAATATCTTCCTCAGGTTCTTTTCGTCCTTGTTGTCTCATATTCAGTCATTTTGGGTTTCCCTGGCTGCTCTCCTGCTCTTTGGCTCTTGCTGTCTGTCTTGTTCTTTGCATCCCCTCCTTCTGCTCCCGCTAGGTCTGCTCCTCACACACCATTAGTGCCATGACTTTATCCTCTGTCTGCTAATTCCACTGGTTCTGCCATTCTGGACGTCTTTCTATCCATTGCTTCCATCCTGGACTGCGCTGTCCTGTTGTGTGATTGACTTCCCACCGCAGAGGAGCATACCGCTCTGTTCCATGGGTCTTGTTGTGTTTCCCACTGAAGGGTGTTGACCCCCTCCTGCAGGGACATCCCTGTCAGCCAGCTTTGGCTTCCCATGGATCCCTCCTGGCGACATGCTGATGGGGTTGCATACAAAGTTTGTGCTTGAGGGAAGGTCAACACCTTTACCCGGGCAAGCTGCGTCTTGGTGACTGAGTGCCTATATTTCTGAGGGAGGTCCGCTGCTCTGGTTGTCTCCAGAGCCCAGGTGCTCACGGCCTAGCTTCAGGATATGGCGTACCTCCCTGTGGTACTactgaactctccagccccacatcctgTATATCCACCCCTCCTGAGGTCCGGTGTCCCCCCTCTCCAGCTGGAGGAAATCCCATGCTCTGGTAGTCAGCCCCATCCTATGATTTGGAGCCAAGGCTGTGCACAGATGATGTGGGCTGAGTCAGCATTCCCTTCCTGTGGGGTCATGACCTCCCGGCAGGCTGTGCAGTGGGCATAGTGCACACTCCTCCATCTTTCTAGGttccaggaagagagaacatACAAAGCCACAGGCTACAGTTGGTCCATTGCTTGTGCTTGACAACTGTGCGTCTTTCGGTCCCGACCATGCGTCCTTCTCCGACTCCTCAGGATCTTTCTTTTACCCAGTACAACCTACACTACACTGCTGCTCAGGCCTGTCCTGTCCAGAAAGCACCACCCTAGAGGAAATATGATTTTTGAGTTATCAGTCCATAATGGTCTGCACGGTTGGTTCAGGCCTGTTTGGAAGACTTGACCTGACAAGAAAATGAAGTGGGGGAGGCCGGTAGCATCATGTTTAAAAAGAGATGAAGCACAGCCACCTGCCACACCCTCTCAGAATCCTTGGATGGCTACACATCCTTCAACCCAAGCCTTGTTTACAGAGTCAGCCATGTCTCAGACTGTACACAGAGCACAGGCATCTGGGGACCCACATGCATGCCAGGCATTGTCCCGAGTGCTGACAGTGACTGCCTGGGAATCTAGACTTTAGCCCCCATTAAATGAAGCACTGAAGACAAAGCTTCACTCAGTGTGACCTGTCTCCATGCTCTCAggccccaggcctcaggctgccCACCACTGGCGGCATGAGGCAGCGACATGTCAGGGTGGGACAGAATCCTTGCTGTCTGTACCAATTTCTTCCTACTATGTGGACTTCAACAAATGTATTAGCATGTGGACCAGAGTCAAGTCTTCTGTTCACCATCAGGAAGGCAGGAACATTTCCCATAGAACAGGTTTTGTTGGGACTAGAGTCCCAGGGGCTGTGAGCCTCACAGGGAGCCTGTAGCTGGTGCCAGGCACATGGATACATGCTGCCAAGATGCCTGGCTATGACAGAACTAGAACTTCAATGTGGGGGCATCAGTGCCCATCCTTACCCTCTGCGGGCTGTGTCCACCTGATGAGTACTAGAGTAGAGTCAGGACCATCCCGGCAGTCAGCACATTCTCATCCACAACTAGATTCTAGATTTCTGAAGATATCACTGACTCCTTAGCGTGCAGGCCAGCGTGCTCCATCACAGTGTGTTTGCTCTCCAACCACAATCTGTGCCCTCCCACACATTGATGGTCTCTGCATTTAGCCCTAATAAAGTCCAGAGGTAGGGCCTGTCTGCTCACACAAGGCACATAGCCCAGACCTGACACCAGTTGCTAGAACATATTTGTGCCAATTAACAAGAGACAGTGGCAGaccacaggagctgagacagcaCGGGGCAGTCACCCGAGGAGCTGTCGCCTGAGCGGCTCTGGGTAGCATGGGCCATGGAAGTGTCTACTGAAGTTGATTGGCGTCCTATAGAGAAGTCTCGGTTCAAAGCAAGGGGACATGGGAAACTAAACTAGCACAGATAGGTCTCAAAGGGCGGCAGATCGCCAGCTGCAAGGGAGAAATTATAGGATACCAATGAGGACTAATGTGGTCTACACAGGTTCAGTCAAGGTCTTTATTGCTCAGAAGGCTCAAGTGTGTTCAGAAGAGACACAGTCACAGTGAGGTGAGGTTGCTTGACCTGGAGAGGCCAGggccagagagaggagggcacTGCCATGGCCTGGGTAGAGTTTAGGCACAGAGGGTGGACATATACTCTGTGAGGTTTGGCTTTCCAGCACTCACAGGAGATACAGGAAATTCTCTCAGTGGCAGAGAGGTCATCAGCAGCTGGACTTCTGGcctgaggagaggccacagcaggcctGGCGGGAGCAGGCAGGGCGGCACAGCAGGGGcacacaggaggaggctgggcggcagcagctgggctggcaggaagaggcacagcaggaggaggtgggcacACAGCAGGCAGGTCTGCACACAGGGCGGCAGAGCAGGGACATGCtggagcagggcttgcagcagacaggcttgcagcagacaggcttgcagcagacaggtgTGCAGGAGACAGGAGTgcagcacacaggcttgcagcaggcaggtgtgcagcagacaggCGCACAGCAGGATGGCTGGCAGCAAGAGGACTGGCAGCTAGGCTGCTGGCAGCATGAGGAGGATCCACAGCAgacaggtgtgcagcagacaggcttgcagcaaAGAGTCACACCGCAGGACTGCTGGCAGGGGGAGCAGGTGCAGCACGCTGGCTGGCAACATGAAGATTGGCAGCAGGGGCTGGACCCACAACACACTGGTGTGCAGACAAGGGTTAGACAGGGACCTGAGGCACAGCAACTGGGGGCGCAGCAGCTGgactggcagcagctgggctggcagcaacTGGGGACACAGCAGCTAGACTGGCAGCAGCTGGGGGCACAGCAGCTGGGCTCACAGCAGCTCTCTGGGCAGTCGTCCACCCGCCAGGAGGAGTGGGTGCAGGCATcagagcagacagacatggtagaGGCGGCCATGGCAGAGCTGGGTTGGGGTAGAGTGAGTGAGTGgtgagtgagagtgtgagtgtgtgtgaggtgctGGGCCGTCGCCTTTTATCCTCCTGTACTGTTGTCTGGCTTGGCCTCCCTTCCTTGTTGGTGTGGCTCCTGGCCATCATTAGGGTGTTTGTTTGCCTGGGATGTTGTTGTCAggcctgtctgcctcctgcctctttgtggtgctgggaggaatgatGGGGCAGAGGTGTTACATGAACAGGGAGATTGGGGTGTCTTTGTTGGGACTTGCCCAGCCATCCTATGGCTGCAGGATGTCATCCAGCCATAGTCAGATGCCAGGACCTGGCTCTGCCTGTGGCCCTGCTGTGCCCACAACTCTGTCTCTGCAAACCTCTTTAAATGTTCCTCACAGTCCCTCTATTTGGGGGACTTCATGTTCAGGTTCTTTTTGTCCTTGTCATCTCATATCTggtcatttctgttttttgttgctgCTCTCCTTCTCTTTGGCTCTTGGTGTCTGTCTTGTTCTTTGCATTCTCTCCTTATGCTCCCGCTAGGTCTGCTCCTCACACACCAGTAGTGCCATGACTTTGTCCTCTGTCTGCTAATTCCACTGGTTCCGCCATTCTGGATGTATTTCTATCCATTATTTCTATCCTGGACTGCACTAGCCTGTTGCATGAGTGACTTCCCACCATCGTATGAGCATACCGCTCTGTTCCatgggtcttgttttgtttcccaaTGAAGAGCGTTGACTCCTTCCTGCAGGGTCATCCCTGTCAGCCAGCTCCATCTTCCCATGGATCCCTACTGGTGACATGCTGATGGGACTGCACATAAAGTTTGTGTGTGAGGGAAGTCAACACCTTAACCAGGACAAGTAGATCCTTGGTGACTGAGTGCTTCTATCTCTGAGGGAGGTCCTTTGCTCTGGATGTCTACAGTGCCCTGGTGCTCACGGCCCAGCTTCAGGACATGGGCCACCTCACAGTGGTACTACTGCAGTCTCCAGCTCCACATCCTGTATATCCATCACTCTTGAGGTCCACTGTCCCCCTCTCATGCTCTGGGAGTCAACCTCATCCTGTGATCTGGTGCCAAGGCTGTGTACAAATGTTGTGGGCTCACTCTGTATTCCCTTCCTGTAGGGTCATGACCTCCCGGCAGGCTGTGCAGCGGGCGTAGTGCACACCCCCCTTATCCTTCTAGGTTCCAGGAAGAAAGAACATACAAGGCCACAGACTACAGTTAGTCTATTCTTTGTGCTTGACAACTGGGCATCCTTCGGTCCCGACCACGCCCCCTTTTCTAATGCCTCAGGATCTTCCTTTTACCCAGTACAACCTAGCCTACACTGCAGCTCAGGCCTGTCCTGTCCTGAAAGCATCACCCTAGAAGGAAACATGATTATGGAGATATCAGTCCATAGTGAGCTAGCCGCTTGGTTCCGGCCTGTGTCAATAGATTCAACGTGGCAACAGAATGAAGTAGGGGAGGCCAGTAACATCATGCTTGGAAAGAGATCAAGCCACCACCACCGTGCCACACCATCTCGGAGAGCTTGGATGGCTGCACATTCTTCTCCCCAAGCCGTGTCCACAGATTCTGTCATGTCCCAGAGTGTAGACAGAGCACAGGCCTCTGGGGACCCACATCCATGCCATGCACTGTTCTGTGTGCTGACGCTGACTGCCTGGGAATCTAGACAGTAGCCCCCAGTGAACGAAGCACTAAAGAGAAAGCTTCACTCAGTGTGAAGCTATCTCCTCAGGCCTCAGGCAGCCCACCAGTGGCGGCATGAGAATGTGATGTCAGGGTGGGACAGTGTCCCTCTTGTCTATAGCAATTTCTTCCAACTTGTGTGGACTTCAACAATTGCATTAGCATGTGTTGTCTTCTGTTCACCATCAGGGGAGGCAGGAGCATTTCCCTAAGACAGGTTCTGTTGGGACTCGTGTCCCAGGGGCTGTGAGCCTCACAGGGAGCCTGTAGCTGGTGCCAGGCACATGGATACATGCTGCCAAGATGCTTGGCTATGACAGAACTAGAACTTCAATGTGGGGGCATCAGTGCCCATCCTTACCCTCTGCGGGCTGTGTCCACCTGATGAGTACTAGAGTCAGGACCATCCCGGCAGCCAGCACATTCTCATCCACAATTAGATTCCAGATTTGTGAAGATATCATTGACTCCTTAGTGTGCCTGCCCAGCGTGCTCCATCACAGTGTGCTTGCTCTCCAATCACAATCTGTGCCCTCCCACATATTAATGGTCTCTGCATTTAACCTTAATGAAATCCGGAGGTAGGGGCCTGTCTGCTCACACAAGGCCCATGGCCCAGACCTCATTCCAGTTGCTAGAACATATTTGTATCACTTAACAAGGGACTGTGGCAGACCCCAGGAGAGCTGAGACTGCACTTGGCCGTCACCCGAGGAGCTGTCCTCTGAACTGCTCTGGGTAGCATGGGGCATAAAAGTGCTTACTCAGGTTTGGTTGGCATCCTATAGAGAAGGCTTGGTTCAAAGCAAGGGGACACAGGGAACTAAACTACCACAGATAGGTCTCAAATGGCGGCAGATCGCCAGCTGCAAAGGAGAAATCATAGGATACCAATGAGGACCAATGGAATCTACACAGGTTCAGTCAAGGTCTTTATTGCTCAGAAGGCTCAAGTGTGTTCTGAGGAGACACAGTCACAATGAGGTGACGTTGCTTGGCCTAGATAGgccaggggcagagagaggagggcactGCCATGGCCTGGGTAGAGTTTAGAACACGGAGTATGGACACAATCTTCTGTGAGGTCTGGCTCCCCACCACTCACTGGAGATACAGGAAATTCTCTCACTGGGAGACTGGTCATCAGCAGCTGGACTTCTGGcctgaggagaggccacagcaggcctGGCGGGAGCAGGTAGGGCGGCACAACAGGGacacacaggaggaggctgggcggcagcagctgggctggcaggaggaggcacagcaggaggaggtgggcacACAGCAGACAGGTCTGCACACAGGGCAGCAGAGCAGGGACATGCtggagcagggcttgcagcagacaGGTTCACAGCAGGGTGGCTGGCAGCATGAGGAGGATCCAGAGCAGATGggtgtgcagcagacaggcttgcagcagacaggAGCACAGCAGGATGGCTGGCAGCAAGAGGACTGGCAGCTAGACTGCTGGCAGCATGAGGAGGATCCACAGCAgacaggtgtgcagcagacaggcttgcagcaaAGAGTCACACCGCAGGACTGCTGGCAGGGGGAGCAGGTGCAGCAGGCTGGCTGGCAGCATGAAGATTGGCAGCAGGGGCTGGACCCACAGCACACTGGGGTGCAAACAAGGGTTAGACAGGGACCTGGGGCACAGCAGCTGgactggcagcagctgggctggcagcagctggggacACAGCGGCTAGGCTGGCAGCAGCTGAGGGCACAGCAGCTAGGGGAACAGCAGCTCTCTGGGCAGTTGTCCACCGGCCAGGAGGTGTGGGTGCAAGCATcagagcagacagacatggtggaggCGGCCATGGCAGAGCTGGCTTGGGGTAGAGTGAGTGAGtggtgagtgagagagtgagtgtgtgtgaggtgctGGGCCGTCACCTTTTATCCTCCTGTGCTGTTGTCTGGCTTGGCCTTCCTTCCGTGTTGGTGTGGCTCCTGGCCATCATTAGGGTGTTTGTTTGTCAGGGATATTGATGTCAAGCCGCTCCGTCTCCTGGCTGTTTGAGGTGCTGGGAGGAGTGGTAGGGCAGAGGTGTTACATGAACAGGGAAGTTGTGGTGTTATTGGTGGATCTTGTTCCAGCCAACCTATGGCTGCTGGGATGTCATCCTGCCATAGTCTGATGCCAGGACCCTTGCTCCCTCTGCAAGGATTTGTGTCAGGGGACTGATGCCCTCAGTCCAGTACCCCTCTCAGAGCCCAGCTTTGGATGATGAAAGCTGCCTCTTTGTGACAGAGTTCAGAATCAGAGGTGTTCAGTGACCCATGCACAGCGATGGAGTTGGTACAATAAGTTGCCTGTAACAACCACCTTAATAGTGTCTCTTCAGCTCCTGAACCCCTCTATATTGCCTCATGACACTGTCCACCCTGCTCTGTGGCTGTGTCAACCCTTCCTGCTCTCCACCATGTCCTTGGTGCTGCAGGATGAGCTCCCTGCTCTAGAAGGCTAGTAGTTCTAGGCTGAGCTCTCAAGTTTTATTGTCAAGGAGCATAATGTGCATGATCTGTTGAAACCACAGACGCACCGCATTGGCCAGGAATCCACGGAGCTCTCAGTCTCACTGCTCAGTGCTCTCTGAGCATCCTTTGTCCACTCCACCCTCCTCCAGTGCTACTGACATCCTTCGCCAGTTCTTTCACCCACAAGTCCCCCAGCCCTGTCTCTAGCTACTGCTTTAAAGTTAAGTCACATATGTATACAGAGCCCAGGTCCCTCTCTTTGGGGAACTTCATCTTCAGGTTCTTTTTGTATCATATCCAGTCatttgtgtttccctggctgCTCTCCTGCTCTTCGGCTCTTGGTATCTGTCTTGTTCATTGCATCCCTTCCTAATGCTCCCACTAGGTCTCCTCCTCACACACCATTAGTGCCATGACTTTATCCTCTGTCCACTAATTCCACTGGTTCCGCCATTCTGGACGTCTTTCTATCCCTTGCTTTCATCCTGGGCTGCGCTGGTCGGTTGTGTGAATGACTTCCCACTGTGGTATGAGCATCCCGGTCCTTCCATGGGTCCTGTTTTGTTTCCCACTGAAAGTTGTTGACTCCTTCCTGCAGGGACATCCTTGTCAGCCAGCTCCATCTTTCCTGCATCCCTCCTGGGGACATGCTGATGGGGTTGGATAAGGAGTTGTGCTTGAGGGAAGGTCAACACCTTAACCAGGACAAGCTGCTCCGTAGTGACTGTCTCTAGCTCTGAGGGAGGTACTCCGCTCTGGATGACTCTAGTGCCCATATACTCACTTCCCAGCCATACCGATCTTCAAACTCCTACTCTCCTGCACCCCATCCTACATATCCACCACTCTTGAGCTCCGGCATCCATTTTTCCAGATCGTGGAAGCCCCCTGTCTAAGAGTCAGCCCCATCCTGTGATCTGGAGCCAAGGCTGTGCTCAGATGATGTGGGCTGACTCAGCATTCCCTTCCTGTGGGGTCATGACCTCCCGGCAGGCTGTGCAGTGGGCATAGTGCACACCCCTCCATCTTTCTAGGttccaggaagagagaacatACAAGGCCACAGGCTACAATTAGTCTATTACTTGTGCTTGACAAATGAGCATCTTTCGGTCCTGACCACACCTCCTTCTTTGACTCCTCAGGATCTTCCTTTTACCCGGTACAACTGAGCCTACGCTGCTGCTCAGGCCTGTCCTGTGCTGAAAGCATGGTCtaaaaagaaacatgattttGGAGTTATCAGTCCATTATGGGCTAGCCAGTTGGTTCGGGCCTGTTTGGAAGACTTGACCTGACAAGAAAATGAAGTGAGGGAAGCTGCTAGCCTCATGTTTGGAAAGAGATGGAGCTGCCACCAACCCGCCACACCCAGTCAAAAAACCTTGGATGGCTGCACATCCTTCTACCCAAGCTATGTCTACCAAGTCTGCTGTGTCCCAGAGTGTAGACAGAGCACAGGCATCTGGggacccacacccacaccaggcaCTGTCCCAAGTGCTGATGCTGACTGCCTGGGAATCTAGACAGTAGCCCCCAGTGAATGAAGCACTGAAGAGAAAGCTTCACTCAGTGTGAGGCTGTCTCCATgctctcaggcctcaggcctcaggcagCCCACCAGTGGAGCATGAGGATGGGACATGTCAGTGTGGGACAGTATCCTTCCTGCCTGCACCAATTTCTTCCTGCTTATGTGGACTTGAACAAATGTATTAGCATGTGGACCACAGTCAAGTCTTCTGTTCACCATCAGGGGAGGCAGGAGCATTTCCCATAGAACTGGTTCTGTTGGGACTCGGATCCCAGGTGCTGTGAGCCTCACAGGAAGCCTGTAGCTGGTGCCAGGCACACGGATACGTGCAGCCAAGATGCCTGGCTATGACAGAACTAGAACTTCAACGTGCAGGCATTACTCACCATCCTTACCCTCTGCGGGCTGCGTCCACCTGATGAGTACTAGAGTAGAGTGAGGACCATCCCGGCAGCCAGCACATTCTCATCCACAATTAGATTCTAGATTTCTGAGGATGTCACTGACTGCTTAGTGTGCCAGGCCAGCGTGCTCCATCACAGTGTGCTCTCAGTGCGTCTGGCCTGGGTACTCCGTCACAGAGTGCTTGCTCTCCAATCACAATCTGTTCCCTCTACATATTGATGGCCTCTGCATTTAGCCCTATTGAAATCCAGAGGTAGGGGCCTGTCTGCTCACACAAGGCCGATGGCCCAGACCTCATTCCAGTTTCTAGCACATATTTGTACGACTTAACAAGAGACAGTGGCTGACCAAAGGAGAGCTGAGACAGCACTTGAAACTCACCCGAGGAGCTGTTGCCTGAGTTGCTCAGGGCAGTGTGGGGCATGGAAGTGTCTACTCAGGTTGCTTGGCACTCTATAGTGAAGGAGTGGTTCAAAGCAAGGGGACACAGGGAACTAAACTACCACAGATAGGTCTCAAAGGGCAGCAGATCGCCAGATGCAAAGGAGAAATTATAGGATACCAATGAGGACCAACGGAGTCTACACAGGTTCAGTCAAGGTCTTTATTGCTCAGAAGGCTCAAGTGTGTTCAGAGGAGACACAGTCACAGTGAGGTGAGGTGGCTTGACCTAGAcaggacagtgacagagagaggagaTCACTGCCATGGCCTGGGTAGTGTGTAGAGCAGAGTGTGTACAGATACTTCTGTGAGGTCTTGGTCCACACCACTCACTGGATGTACAGGAAATTCTCTCATTGGGAGACTGGTCATCAGCAGCTGCACTTCTGGCttgaggagaggccacagcaggcctGGCGGGAGCAGGCAGGGCGGCACAGCAGGGacacacaggaggaggctgggtggcagcagctgggctggcaggaagaggcacagcaggaggaggtgggcacACAGCAGGCAGGTCTGCACACAGGGCGGCAGAGCAGGGACATGCtggagcagggcttgcagcagacaggcttgcagcagacaggtgCACAGCAGGGTGGCTGGCAGCATGAGGAGGATCCAGAGCAGATGggtgtgcagcagacaggcttgcagcagacaggtgtgcagcacacaggcttgcagcagacaggcttgcagcagacaggtgCACAGCAGGATGGCTGGCAGCAAGAGGACTGGCAGCTAGACTGCTGGCAGCATGAGGAGGATCCACAACAgacaggtgtgcagcagacaggcttgcagcaaAGAGTCACACCGCAGGACTGCTGGCAGGGGGAGCAGGAGCAGCACGCTGGCTGGCAGCATGAAGATTGGCAGCAGGGGCTGGACCCACAACACACTGGGGTGCAAACAAGGGTTAGACAAGGGGCTGGGGCACAGCAACTGGGGGCGCAGCAGCTGGACTGGCAGCAGCTGGGGACACAGCAGCTAGACTGGCAGCAGCTGGGGGCACAGCAGCTGGGCTCACAGCAGCTCTCTGGGCAGTCGTCCACCTGCCAGGAGGAGTGGGTGCAGGCATcagagcagacagacatggtggaggCGGCCATGGTGGGCTTGGCTGGAGGAGGGTGAGTTGATGTTGAGTGAATGTGTGAGTTCATATGTCAGGGGTAGGATATGCTGGCTTTATACTCCTCCCTGGCTGGTACTACCAGCCCAGCCCATGACCACGCCTTCCTGGATGCTGTTGGCCCTGtgcctgtttttatttcctgCGTTGCTGCCCACGCTCACTGATGCTGCTCATGTTTAGTCTGATAACAGTGTGTTTCATGTCGATCACATGAGCTTTCTTCCTGTGTTGTTTGGGAGTAAAGCAGGACTGGTCTGGGGTACATGGTGGATGGACATGTGGCCATTGATCTCTCCTGGCCTTGGGCCTCTCGGGC
Protein-coding sequences here:
- the LOC127195765 gene encoding keratin-associated protein 10-9-like, giving the protein MAASTMSVCSDACTHSSWRVDDCPESCCEPSCCAPSCCQSSCCVPSPCLTLVCTPVCCGSSPCCQSSCCQPACCTCSPCQQSCGVTLCCKPVCCTPVCCGSSSCCQQPSCQSSCCQPSCCAPVCCTPACCKPVCCTPVSCTPVCCKPVCCKPVCCKPCSSMSLLCRPVCRPACCVPTSSCCASSCQPSCCRPASSCVPLLCRPACSRQACCGLSSGQKSSC
- the LOC127195767 gene encoding keratin-associated protein 10-3-like, giving the protein MAASTMSVCSDACTHTSWPVDNCPESCCSPSCCALSCCQPSRCVPSCCQPSCCQSSCCAPGPCLTLVCTPVCCGSSPCCQSSCCQPACCTCSPCQQSCGVTLCCKPVCCTPVCCGSSSCCQQSSCQSSCCQPSCCAPVCCKPVCCTPICSGSSSCCQPPCCEPVCCKPCSSMSLLCCPVCRPVCCVPTSSCCASSCQPSCCRPASSCVSLLCRPTCSRQACCGLSSGQKSSC
- the LOC127195759 gene encoding keratin-associated protein 10-9-like, with amino-acid sequence MAASTMSVCSDACTHSSWQVDDCPESCCEPSCCAPSCCQSSCCVPSCCQSSCCAPSCCAPAPCLTLVCTPVCCGSSPCCQSSCCQPACCSCSPCQQSCGVTLCCKPVCCTPVCCGSSSCCQQSSCQSSCCQPSCCAPVCCKPVCCKPVCCTPVCCKPVCCTPICSGSSSCCQPPCCAPVCCKPVCCKPCSSMSLLCRPVCRPACCVPTSSCCASSCQPSCCHPASSCVSLLCRPACSRQACCGLSSSQKCSC